The segment ATGACAAAAGTCTATCTTCCAAATTTAAAATACATTAAATAAGTTCACCCCTCAACTATAAAATATAGTTGATATACAACATTTATCCAACATATAAATTCACAAAtttgaatgagatacacatctCTTTTGAAAGTTTTCATGGTTTCATTTAAAGATGGAAaggaaaattatatattataatatttcgATCCTTTCTGAAAGTAAGAGGTAACTATATAATTAGCTAGAACTTAACAATCCATCCTTCCTTGCTACTTTCCATGTGTCCATTGAAACAAGAGAAATAACCATAACCATTACTAACGAGCATTAAGAGATTCTGTAATAGTAGCATTTGATTGAGATGATGGAGGGGAACTTTCTCCACGTACTTTGTATCCCACGTCTACGAATGCTGGCTGCAGAGGTTTCTGAAAATCAATCTCAGCTTTACTTAACAGTATTGTCACAACCTCAGACATTGATGGCCTATGAGTGGCAGAACCTTGTATGCACATAAGCGCAAGGTTTATCACCCTCACCACCTCTTCTTCATTATACCCTTCCATCTTCTCTTCGCTTTCCACCAtctctaaaaccttgttttcttCGTGTAGGCTCCAAACCTGCAATAAGTTTGTTTTTGAAAATGATCAAGCTTTGAAATGGAGAGAACGACGGGGTAAAAGGATTAAAAGAATACTATTAGAATCTTAAAATACCCATTCTAGCAAATATTGCATATCAGGTGGCTGATTCAAGTCTATGCTTTTTCTGCCACTGACAATTTCAAGAACCACCACACCAAAGCTGTAGGTGTCAGCTTTCTCTGTTAATTGTCCATGGCTAGCATATTCAGGAGCCGTGTATCCTCTGCAAATGAAAAAAAATGGTGGTTATTATATTCGTTGAAAGTTTTGATTAGATAAACAATGGAATAAGGAGGGGTTTTCTCACAAGGTTCCTGCAAATTTTGTGCTAAGATGACTTTTATCATGTGGAAGAAGTCTAGCCAGCCCAAAATCTGCTATTTTTGCCTGGAAGTTTTCGTCAAGTAATATGTTGCTGGATTTAATATCACGATGGATGATACAGACATGGAATTCCTCATGAAGATAAGCCAAACCTCGAGCAGTGCCTAGGATAATGTTGAACCTTTCTTTCCAACTCAAAGGCTTTTCATGTTCTCCTGCATATAGAGCAATTCAGTAAAgtttcaaaatctattgtgtttgTTGTAACGGATGAAAGAAGCAAAAGAGGAAAGTTAAAGAAGGAATAGCAAACCAAATATTATTCTGTCGAGGCTGCTGTTGGGCATGTACTCATAAACCAAGAGCCTTTCTTGGCCTTGTCTGCAACATCCAAGTAAACGCACAAGATTTTTGTGATGAACATTAGAAATGAGTTTCACCTCGCTTTCGAATTCAGCAATTGCGCGGGGAGAGCGACCTAATGTTAGTTTCTTTATGGTCACAATGTTGCCATTTTTCAACGTACCCTGCATGAGGGAAGGAACACATCACTTGAATAGATTGACACACAAGCCTTGGTAATGAGGGAAGGAAATAATTGATAATTTACCTTGAATACTTGACCAAACCCTCCTTCTCCAAGCTTATTCGCTTCATCAAAATTGTTGGTTGCCTTTTTCAGAATCTTGAAGTCAAAATCTCCCGGCCCACGAAGTTCTGTTGCTCCTTCAGTATCCACTATTCCATATATTTCAATTTGTCATATTAGTGATAATGAAGATCGGACTGACTTATAAGACTTTGCATCCTTTTCCTATAATAACTAAGATCGAACTGACTTGCAAGGCTATTTGTTATGTCCGCATTGATTTTGATGAAGTGGACATCCAAGACATTTGCTCcttataaaatattaaaacttaGCCTTTTAAGAGTTTACCTTGTTTCTGGCTTGGGGGCATTATCTGCTTCCTGAAGAGGAGGAGACAAGTTATAAGGCCAAGTATGAATACTCCTCCCACAACACCAATTATTATCCATGCTGTAGAACTCACCTTCTTCTTGCCTGAAAAACAAAATGGAGaatgaaaatatcattaaaaaatcAGTAACTGGAATTTTAAACATCATCGATTAAGGTGATCGACTGATATTACATTTCCGAAACTATAAATTCAATCTTGCTTCTAAGGAAAAGtgtaaaaaatgttaaaaaaactgCAAGCTCTTcaactaaatataattaaattgtGAATCCACCAGATCTGATGCTCCCACCACATTTTTTTGAGCAAATCCAGATGGAACAACATTTTCCACCACATAATCGAGAGCCTCCTTCAAATTTTGCGCAAAGAGTGTGGCGTTGCCATTGGGGACAGGGCTGCATCCGTAGGCTAAATGTCTGGTTTCTGGATCTGCTCTAATGGGGGCAATTAATAACATGGGAAATAACATAATCAGCCACCATATTCCAGCCATGGCTCTGGATTTTCCCAGAGACGCTTACAAATGCTAAGCTGCTGATTATAAAATAGAAACTTTGATTTGTGTGGATAGAAGAAAGAAAGGAGCTCTATTATATAGAATTTCAAAGTGCAGGTGAGTCATCTATTTTCACCAATATCACAACTTTATTATTTACTGCATTAAAAGTAAAGATAAACAACTAAGACCATAGACCCAACAGATTATTGCAGTCAAATACTTGGAAAAGTCTCCAAGCTTTCGTTTTCTTATTCTGCCGAGTTTAGAAAGAGAAAATTAAAGATAAACCAATCTGTCACAAATGATGGTATACGTCAATGGCGCTGAAAACTCGTATAAATTCTTATATTGTGTAGAGGATACctaaatatttattttgttttcacTTGGTCTTATTTATTATAGTGTCAAAGGCCTTTGCAGCATAGGAAATTAGTGCTTATCAATAGTTAATAaagttgattatatatatatatatatttttatatttcattatttttgtt is part of the Cryptomeria japonica chromosome 10, Sugi_1.0, whole genome shotgun sequence genome and harbors:
- the LOC131053818 gene encoding cold-responsive protein kinase 1-like isoform X1, whose product is MQPCPQWQRHTLCAKFEGGSRLCGGKCCSIWICSKKCGGSIRSGKKKVSSTAWIIIGVVGGVFILGLITCLLLFRKQIMPPSQKQVDTEGATELRGPGDFDFKILKKATNNFDEANKLGEGGFGQVFKGTLKNGNIVTIKKLTLGRSPRAIAEFESEVKLISNVHHKNLVRLLGCCRQGQERLLVYEYMPNSSLDRIIFGEHEKPLSWKERFNIILGTARGLAYLHEEFHVCIIHRDIKSSNILLDENFQAKIADFGLARLLPHDKSHLSTKFAGTLGYTAPEYASHGQLTEKADTYSFGVVVLEIVSGRKSIDLNQPPDMQYLLEWVWSLHEENKVLEMVESEEKMEGYNEEEVVRVINLALMCIQGSATHRPSMSEVVTILLSKAEIDFQKPLQPAFVDVGYKVRGESSPPSSQSNATITESLNAR
- the LOC131053818 gene encoding cold-responsive protein kinase 1-like isoform X2, giving the protein MQPCPQWQRHTLCAKFEGGSRLCGGKCCSIWICSKKCGKKKVSSTAWIIIGVVGGVFILGLITCLLLFRKQIMPPSQKQVDTEGATELRGPGDFDFKILKKATNNFDEANKLGEGGFGQVFKGTLKNGNIVTIKKLTLGRSPRAIAEFESEVKLISNVHHKNLVRLLGCCRQGQERLLVYEYMPNSSLDRIIFGEHEKPLSWKERFNIILGTARGLAYLHEEFHVCIIHRDIKSSNILLDENFQAKIADFGLARLLPHDKSHLSTKFAGTLGYTAPEYASHGQLTEKADTYSFGVVVLEIVSGRKSIDLNQPPDMQYLLEWVWSLHEENKVLEMVESEEKMEGYNEEEVVRVINLALMCIQGSATHRPSMSEVVTILLSKAEIDFQKPLQPAFVDVGYKVRGESSPPSSQSNATITESLNAR